In Melitaea cinxia chromosome 4, ilMelCinx1.1, whole genome shotgun sequence, a single genomic region encodes these proteins:
- the LOC123670017 gene encoding programmed cell death protein 6: MTFQSPMPSREFLWDIFRRVDKDRSGYISADELQQALSNGTWNPFNPETVRLMIGMFDKQNRGVISFEDFGALWKYVSDWQNCFRSFDRDNSGNIDRQELKNALTAFGYRLSDELVNIMVQKFDRFGRGTILFDDFIQCCITLYTLTSAFRQFDTDQDGVITIHYEQFLKMVFGLKVTKI; encoded by the exons atgaCTTTCCAATCGCCAATGCCAAGCCGAGAATTTCTGTGGGATATTTTTAGAAG ggTAGACAAAGACAGAAGTGGCTATATATCTGCTGATGAGTTACAACAAGCCTTATCAAATGGGACTTGGAATCCTTTTAATCCAGAAACGGTCCGACTCATGATAG gTATGTTTGATAAACAAAACCGAGGAGTCATATCGTTCGAAGATTTCGGTGCTCTTTGGAAATATGTGAGTGATTGGCAAAACTGCTTCCGATCTTTCGACCGTGACAACTCTGGAAACATTGACAGACAAGAATTAAAGAATGCTTTGACTGCATTCGGTTATAGACTGTCCGACGAACTTGTCAATATAATGGTTCAGAAGTTTGATCGTTTCGGACGTGGAACAATACTTTTTGATGATTTCATACAATGCTGTATAACTTTATAT ACCCTTACTTCAGCTTTCCGACAGTTTGATACAGATCAAGATGGTGTGATTACTATACACTATGAGCAGTTCCTCAAAATGGTGTTCGGATTAAAGGTTACTAAAATTTAA
- the LOC123670503 gene encoding dolichyl-phosphate beta-glucosyltransferase produces the protein MDFSSIIITLIVYGVLAATSLLIILSAIIYMITNPFPLVERFKEEETFNDPRSKSKERFPNIHDSHSVHLSVVVPAYNEEERLSPMLDETIEFLERRIKENPSYKYEIIVVSDGSKDNTVKLAESYVEKYGCDKLRCLDLIKNRGKGGAVKLGILSSRGASILFADADGASKFEDLTKLETALKKITKYDPISQPDEISQSEAVIIGSRAHLEKESLAKRSIFRNILMYGFHFLVWLFTVKGIKDTQCGFKLFTRKAADRAFQSLHVNRWAFDVELLYIAQKLNIPIVEIPIRWTEIEGSKVTPVISWIQMGCDLGLIWLKYKIGAWKIKQEK, from the exons ATGGATTTCTCTTCAATCATAATCACTCTTATTGTATACGGCGTTCTAGCGGCTACGAGCCTTCTGATAATA ttaagtgcaataatatatatgataacaaatCCTTTTCCATTAGTGGAAAGATTTAAAGAGGAAGAAACCTTTAATGATCCTAGATCTAAAAGTAAAGAAAGATTCCCCAATATACACGATAGTCACAGTGTGCACTTGAGTGTGGTTGTGCCTGCTTACAATGAAGAAGAAAGAT TGTCTCCCATGTTAGACGAAACTATAGAATTCTTAGAAAGAAGAATAAAAGAAAACCCTTCATACAAGTATGAAATTATAGTAGTAAGTGACGGAAGTAAAGACAACACAGTGAAATTAGCAGAAAGCTATGTTGAGAAATATGGCTGTGACAAGTTAAGGTGCTTAGACTTGATCAAGAACAGAGGAAAAGGTGGAGCTGTAAAACTA GGTATTCTAAGTTCCAGAGGTGCATCTATATTATTTGCTGATGCAGATGGAGCATCAAAATTTGAAGATTTGACCAAATTAGAAACTGCTCTTAAAAAGATAACTAAATATGATCCAATCAGCCAACCAGATGAGATAAGTCAAAGTGAAGCAGTTATTATTGGTTCTAGAGCACACTTGGAGAAGGAATCATTAGCTAAAAGAAGTATATTTCG aaatatattgATGTATGGATTTCACTTCCTGGTTTGGCTATTCACTGTGAAGGGAATTAAAGACACCCAATGTGGATTTAAGTTATTTACAAGAAAAGCTGCCGATAGAGCATTCCAAAGTCTACATGTTAACAGATG GGCATTTGATGTAGAATTACTGTATATAgcacaaaaattaaacattccAATTGTTGAAATTCCTATAAGATGGACTGAAATAGAGGGTTCTAAGGTCACACCAGTGATTTCTTGGATCCAAATGGGTTGCGACTTGGGCTTGATTTGGTTGAAGTACAAGATCGGTGCTTGGAAGATAAAGCAAGAGAAATAA
- the LOC123670504 gene encoding uncharacterized protein LOC123670504 codes for MADVSSNERKIKLTKNGKVVKRRTRNPEEWHKQKQKRLRIAGLEYINANGKVVPPKQPGPDCNCRRKCFQKVPEDVRLKTFQGFYSMKTHDEQNAYLFGLMRQVDVKRKKVKSSSRRTCTFEYFVRVKGRETQVCQTAFKNIHAITERKVRVLCKKMDDGVMFPSDNRGKNSHRRSGEVRLPTNVIDQIKNHIYSIVHTHRLKDFIRLDKIAGLEINISKMWKDYIKTYDPDNISATMPKSKRHLDLELPSEQNQQTQHPQPQDSFTPITYPGSGHLVNIAENYFENQYQTALATTTNSTNFYPTQNGPQSMGILLQSTVTRATQPTAFILLQTKPEPQQENTLAITNAAYSQEAEVHDSNEKNSKKLKKERRNGPLVKQWRYTNIFHDEINGAALAAIKTRLGMYYAESDAVRKKAKQARSQETMQTQTTNEQTQIRTELASIRPPYQPIRPHTVTICT; via the exons ATGGCGGATGTCTCAAGCAATGAACGAAAAATAAAGTTAACTAAAAATGGCAAAGTTGTGAAAAGACGAACTCGAAACCCAGAAG AATggcacaaacaaaaacaaaagcggCTGAGAATTGCTGGACTGGAATACATAAACGCAAATGGGAAAGTAGTCCCACCGAAGCAACCCGGTCCTGACTGCAATTGCCGCCGTAAATGTTTTCAGAAAGTTCCTGAAGATGTGAGACTCAAGACTTTTCAAGGATTCTATTCAATGAAAACTCACGATGAACAAAATGCTTACCTGTTTGGTCTCATGAGACAGGTAGATGTCAAACGAAAAAAGGTCAAATCCAGCAGTAGACGCACTTGCACATTTGAATACTTTGTAAGAGTTAAAGGGAGAGAAACTCAAGTTTGCCAGacagcttttaaaaatatacatgccATAACAGAAAGGAAAGTCAGGGTGCTGTGTAAAAAAATGGATGACGGTGTAATGTTTCCAAGTGACAATCgtggaaaaaatagtcataggAGATCTGGTGAAGTGCGTCTTCCAACAAATGTAATAgatcaaattaaaaaccatatttACTCAATTGTTCATACTCACagattaaaagattttataagaCTTGATAAAATTGCCGGATTAGAAATTAACATATCTAAGATGTGGAAAGATTATATAAAGACTTATGATCCAGACAACATATCAGCTACAATGCCTAAATCTAAGCGGCATTTAGATCTTGAATTACCGAGTGAACAAAATCAACAAACTCAACATCCACAACCACAGGATTCTTTCACTCCTATTACATATCCAGGAAGTGGACATCTCGTCAATATAGCAGAGAATTACTTTGAAAATCAGTATCAGACTGCTTTAGCCACAACAACCAATTCAACAAACTTTTATCCCACACAAAATGGACCACAAAGCATGGGAATACTCTTACAGTCTACTGTCACTAGGGCAACACAACCCACAGCATTTATCTTATTACAGACAAAACCAGAACCTCAGCAAGAAAATACATTAGCTATTACCAACGCAGCATATAGTCAAGAAGCTGAAGTTCATGATAGTAATGAGAAAAATAGtaagaaactaaaaaaagaaagaagaaatgGACCTCTAGTGAAGCAGTGGAGGTACACAAACATATTCCACGACGAAATCAATGGTGCTGCTTTAGCAGCAATTAAAACTAGACTTGGTATGTATTATGCTGAAAGTGATGCTGTCAGAAAAAAGGCAAAGCAGGCTCGATCACAGGAGACAATGCAGACTCAAACAACAAATGAACAAACACAAATAAGAACTGAACTAGCTTCTATTAGACCTCCATATCAACCAATTAGACCACATACTGTAACAatttgtacataa